A genome region from Marinobacter panjinensis includes the following:
- a CDS encoding lysylphosphatidylglycerol synthase transmembrane domain-containing protein — MLRRGVPTWLRWALTLLLLLTTAMFLDVSEVWQELARFSLPMLLAAMVISVLQVLVSAWRWRYTAARLAILLPFVVAVREYYLATFLNQVLPGGVLGDVNRAWRHSLDSGARLGAVHAVMIERLSGQVVMISVALGLGTWLAMHQGQAAGVVADLGGVAVAVVAVVMIALGVVGRFWAPGRGYVHALRRDIRLALLSWPAIVVQLSSSALVVATYLGVFALLALAAGYLNGPLEVLVLMALCSLLLLAMAVPVSVAGWGVREGAAALLWPLAGLPPEQGVALSVGYGLAVLVSSLPGVLFIVRGRRPAG; from the coding sequence GTGTTACGGCGCGGTGTACCCACCTGGCTGCGATGGGCGTTAACCCTGCTGTTATTGCTAACAACGGCGATGTTTCTCGATGTCTCGGAAGTCTGGCAGGAGCTTGCCCGTTTTTCCCTTCCCATGTTGCTGGCGGCCATGGTGATTTCAGTGCTCCAGGTACTGGTGTCTGCCTGGCGCTGGCGCTACACCGCAGCGCGACTGGCCATCCTCCTGCCATTTGTGGTGGCGGTGCGAGAGTATTATCTGGCGACTTTTCTCAATCAGGTTCTTCCGGGCGGTGTACTCGGAGATGTTAATCGTGCCTGGCGCCATAGCCTGGACTCCGGGGCGCGACTGGGGGCGGTCCACGCGGTGATGATCGAGCGACTTTCCGGCCAGGTGGTGATGATCTCTGTTGCTCTTGGCCTGGGCACCTGGCTTGCAATGCACCAGGGACAGGCTGCTGGTGTCGTTGCCGATCTGGGTGGGGTTGCGGTGGCCGTAGTGGCTGTCGTGATGATCGCACTGGGCGTGGTGGGCCGGTTCTGGGCACCGGGCAGAGGGTACGTCCATGCCTTGCGTCGGGATATTCGCCTGGCGCTACTGAGCTGGCCGGCGATCGTGGTGCAATTGTCCTCTTCTGCCCTGGTTGTAGCGACCTATCTGGGTGTGTTCGCGCTGCTGGCTCTGGCGGCGGGGTACTTGAACGGACCGTTGGAGGTGCTGGTTCTGATGGCGCTGTGCAGCCTGTTATTACTGGCCATGGCTGTTCCTGTCAGCGTGGCGGGCTGGGGTGTGCGTGAAGGCGCCGCTGCGTTGTTATGGCCGTTGGCGGGACTGCCACCGGAGCAGGGAGTAGCGCTGA